A region of the Pseudomonas sp. A34-9 genome:
GTCGCGGGCATAACGCCGCTCGCCGACATCCAGCAATGGCTCGCCCGGCTCCGCCAATTGACTCCAGATGTAATCCGAAGCGCCCTCCGAGGAAATCTGAAACAAACGCGCAATGTCGCGCGCATCCGTGCGCCGGGCAGGTCGAAACTCAACAGTCATTCACTTAATTCCTTGTGTAGTGAGTGGCTTTTCTAACCTGCGTCTGAAAACGGCTGCAATCAGATGCACAATGTTTTTCATGTCAAAAAATGACCTAAAAGATATTGGGGGATTTTCAGCGCACCACACCTTCTTCGATCAGCAACTTGAGGATGGCCTCGGCACCGGCCTGCGGGGTCACGCCTTTGAGCACTTGTCCACCGCCGCCACTGGCTTTGGCGGTCGCGGCCTTCATGCGGTCGGCACCGCTTTTGGCCTTGATCACTTTCAGGCGTTTGGGCCTTGGTTTGGCCGGTTGCAGGGTGGCGACCGACAGGAGTTCGTCGTCGACAACCTCGACATCCGCAGCCGCCAATACACCGCGCCGCGCCGGGCCATAAGCGCTTTGCCGAGGCTTCGGCGCAGCGTTATCCACAGTCGCCAGAAACGGCAGCTTCACTTTCAACCGCCGCCGCTGCCCACGGGGCAATGCTTGCAGCACCAGTGCCGAACCGTCATTGATCGACTCGACCTGCGCCAGCCCGACCACCAACGGCCAGCCCAATCCTTCGGCGAGCAAAAACGGCAGCATCCCCGACCCTTCACCGGTTTCCGCCTGACTACCGGTCAGCACTACCTGCGCCCCGGCCTCGCGCAGATACGCGGTCAGCGCCGGCAGCGCATCGGCGCCAGCCGGTTGCTCCAGCACGTGCATCTGCTCAAGACCCATGCCCAAATAAGCACG
Encoded here:
- a CDS encoding electron transfer flavoprotein subunit beta, producing the protein MNTKIISLVSIGAHPTSGRPRRADQDARAVELGLQLAGDNLQVLHAGDVTEPALRAYLGMGLEQMHVLEQPAGADALPALTAYLREAGAQVVLTGSQAETGEGSGMLPFLLAEGLGWPLVVGLAQVESINDGSALVLQALPRGQRRRLKVKLPFLATVDNAAPKPRQSAYGPARRGVLAAADVEVVDDELLSVATLQPAKPRPKRLKVIKAKSGADRMKAATAKASGGGGQVLKGVTPQAGAEAILKLLIEEGVVR